In the Hemitrygon akajei unplaced genomic scaffold, sHemAka1.3 Scf000105, whole genome shotgun sequence genome, one interval contains:
- the LOC140723241 gene encoding uncharacterized protein: MAHQRVHTGDRPFTCSVCGKGFTQSSHLYSHQRVHTGEKPFTCSECGKGFTQSSTLQSHQRVHTGERPFTCSECGKGFTRSSQLLAHQHVHTGEWPFTCSECGKGFTKSSTLLVHQRVHTGEKPFSCSVCGKRFIQSFYLQSHQRVHTGEKPFSCSVCGKRFTQSSHLQSHQQVHTGERPFTCSVCGKRFSDSSSLQKHQRVHTGEKPFTCSECGKRFGDSSSLQKHQRVHTGEKPFTCSECGKRFSDSSSLQKHQRVHTGEKPFTCSECGKRFSQSSQLQRHHRVHTGEKPFTCSACGKRFTDPSTLLCHQRVHTGERPFTCSECGKGFTRSSQLLAHQQVHTGEWPFTCSECGKRFTTSSTLLVHQRVHTGEKLFICSVCGKGFTDSSTLQRHQRVHTGEKPFTCSECGKRFTQSSHLLAHQSVHTGEKPFTCSECGKRFAHSINLHSHQRVHTGEKPFTCSECGKRFTRSSTLQRHQRVHTGEKPFTCSECGKGFSRSSHLLAHQSVHTGERLFTCSDCGKGFTQSSNLQRHQQVHTREKPFTCSICGKGFTQSSQLLEHKSVHSGEWPLL, from the coding sequence atggcacaccagcgtgttcacactggggacaggccgttcacctgctcagtctgtgggaagggattcactcagtcatcccacctatacagtcaccagcgagttcacactggggagaagccattcacctgctcagaatgtggaaagggattcactcagtcatccaccctacagagtcatcagcgagttcacactggagagaggccattcacctgctcagaatgtggaaagggattcactcggtcatcccaactactggcacaccagcatgttcacactggggagtggcctttcacctgctcagaatgtgggaaaggattcactaagtcatccaccttactggtacatcagcgagttcacactggggagaagccattcagctgctcagtctgtgggaagagattcattcagtcattctacctgcagagtcatcagcgagttcacactggggagaagccgttcagctgctcagtctgtgggaagagattcactcagtcatcccacctacagagtcatcagcaagttcacaccggggagaggccgttcacctgctcagtctgtgggaagagattcagtgattcatccagcctacagaagcatcagcgagttcacactggggagaagccgttcacctgctcagaatgtgggaagagattcggtgattcatccagcctacagaagcatcagcgagttcacactggggagaagccgtttacctgctcagaatgtgggaagagattcagtgattcatccagcctacagaagcatcagcgagttcacactggggagaagccgttcacctgctcagaatgtgggaagagattctctcagtcatcccaactacagagacatcatcgagttcacactggggagaagccgttcacctgctcagcctgtgggaagagattcactgatccatccacccTACtgtgtcatcagcgagttcacactggagagaggccattcacctgctcagagtgtgggaagggattcactcggtcatcccaactactggcacaccagcaagttcacactggggagtggcctttcacctgctcagaatgtgggaaacgattcactacgtcatccaccttactggtacatcagcgagttcacactggggagaagctgttcatctgctcagtctgtgggaagggattcactgactcttccaccctacagagacatcagcgagttcacactggggagaaaccattcacctgctcagaatgtgggaagagattcactcagtcatcccacctactggcacaccagtcagttcacactggggagaagccgttcacctgctcagaatgtgggaagagattcgctCACTCCATCAACCTacatagtcatcagcgagttcacactggggagaagccgttcacctgctcagaatgtgggaagagattcacacgcTCTTCCACCcttcagagacatcagcgagttcacactggggagaagccattcacctgctcagaatgtgggaagggattcagtcggtcatcccacctactggcacaccagtcagttcacactggggagaggctgttcacctgctcagactgtgggaagggattcactcagtcatccaacctacagagacatcagcaagttcacactcgggagaagccgttcacctgctcaatctgtgggaaaggattcactcagtcatcccaactactggaacacaagtcagttcatagtggggagtggccattgttatga